The Oncorhynchus nerka isolate Pitt River linkage group LG12, Oner_Uvic_2.0, whole genome shotgun sequence genome includes a region encoding these proteins:
- the slc35f4 gene encoding solute carrier family 35 member F4 isoform X2 has product MKKHSARVAPLSSYSSQVLTCSISEGEEGSESHADTPGSEASEEGKSYQTCANTVLKVLGGLLLVLCVSSSWVGTTQLVQLTFKSFSCPFFISWFSTNWTILLFPLYYGGHVVTTRDKQTPIQKFRECSRLFGEDGMTLKLFLKRTAPFSILWTLTNYLYLLALRKLTATDVSALYCCHKAFVFLLSWIVLKDRFMGVRIVAAIMAITGIVMMAYADGFHGDSIIGVALAVGSASTSALYKVLFKMFLGSANLGEVAHFLSTMGVFNLIFISFIPLILYFTKVEHWGSLSSLPWGYLCGLAGLWLVFNILVNVGVVLTYPILISIGTLLSVPGNAVVDVLKHEVIFSVVRLAATCIICLGFLLLLLPEEWDSVTLRFLAAFKKSEEHGEELTDSSIHTRSRSQANGAVSIPMA; this is encoded by the exons ATGAAGAAGCATTCAGCCAGAGTGGCTCCTCTCAGCTCCTACAGCTCCCAGGTCCTCACCTGCTCCATCTCCGAAG GAGAGGAGGGTTCTGAGTCTCATGCGGACACACCAGGCAGTGAGGCCAGTGAAGAGGGGAAATCGTACCAGACGTGTGCTAACACAGTGCTGAAGGTGCTGGGGGGCCTCCTATTGGTCCTATGTGTCTCCTCCTCTTGGGTGGGCACCACTCAGCTGGTCCAGCTCACCTTCAAGTCCTTCTCCTGCCCCTTCTTCATCTCCTGGTTCAGCACCAACTGGaccatcctcctcttccctctctactACGGAGGCCACGTGGTCACCACCAGGGACAAGCAGACGCCTATACAGAAATTCAG AGAGTGCAGCAGGCTTTTTGGGGAGGATGGGATGACCCTCAAGCTGTTCCTGAAGAGGACAGCTCCCTTCTCCATCCTGTGGACCCTGACTAACTACCTGTACCTGCTGGCCCTGAGGAAGCTGACCGCCACTGATGTCTCAGCCCTCTACTGCTGCCACAAGGCCTTCGTCTTCCTGCTGTCATGGATCGTCCTGAAGGACCGCTTCATGGGTGTACGG ATTGTGGCGGCCATAATGGCCATCACAGGCATCGTCATGATGGCTTACGCAGATGGTTTCCATGGGGACTCCATCATAGGCGTGGCCTTGGCTGTAGGCTCCGCGTCCACATCGGCTCTCTACAAG GTGCTGTTTAAGATGTTCCTGGGCAGTGCCAACCTGGGTGAGGTGGCTCACTTCCTCTCTACCATGGGTGTCTTCAATCTCATCTtcatctccttcatccccctcatcCTCTACTTCACCAAAGTGGAGCATTGGGGCTCTCTGTCCTCGCTGCCCTGGGGATACCTATGTGGCCtggctgggctctggctgg TGTTCAATATCCTGGTTAATGTTGGCGTGGTGCTTACCTACCCCATCCTCATCTCTATAGGGACATTGCTCAGTGTGCCCGGCAATGCAg TGGTAGATgtgttgaaacatgaggtgatctTCAGTGTGGTGCGTCTGGCTGCCACCTGCATCATCTGCCTTGgcttcctgctgctgctgcttcctgaGGAGTGGGACTCCGTCACGCTGCGCTTCCTCGCTGCATTCAAGAAGTCTGAGGAGCATGGAGAGGAGCTGACTGATTCCAGCATCCACACACGCAGCCGCAGCCAAGCCAATGGCGCCGTCTCAATCCCTATGGCATGA